A region of Colletotrichum higginsianum IMI 349063 chromosome 10, whole genome shotgun sequence DNA encodes the following proteins:
- a CDS encoding F-box domain protein → MAKITQLPTELLQMIFSEFLNILTPTAYKVLPLFKVSAEDLATLQAVSRTCRALHRAVEPLVWRHICIEAHDINRPFTGPSVSQLVALIRLWHARPDLAAHVHTIFVSWTALYLGQQLIQDEDFEFLSGLIRDLGLRLPDGWHEAGKSTGILAGIAVLLARNVRVLDLHAHSTYFFDCIPAPDETPVCFESLTYVRLNASSPRNPSSIDICPLLRLAPNLTKLEAWPGLFDPKDLDWSGITTLMLEGAETSAAQVAGVIKSCSKLRDFSFFTKHDPSPSEIMAALSTHTSTLRRLNLYFISLYSDAKVAIGSLAAFTGLEELSIPADNIGTGAGCALRTLPQSLRLLNIEGHLHEHREDIEWLAGHIRAGNLSNLGEVRLPVWECDGDHAGPCRGTYVDENNGYESGIDEHGSDWEYEDGDEDEACDGGKTVHELRALFRDAGVSCNIGPHLKWS, encoded by the coding sequence ATGGCAAAAATCACCCAGCTCCCCACCGAGCTTCTGCAGATGATCTTTTCGGAATTCTTAAACATTCTCACGCCCACCGCTTACAAAGTCTTACCGCTATTCAAGGTGAGTGCGGAAGACCTGGCTACACTACAGGCTGTTTCTCGCACTTGTCGAGCACTCCACCGCGCCGTCGAACCCCTCGTCTGGAGACACATCTGCATTGAGGCGCATGACATCAATCGCCCATTCACCGGTCCTAGCGTTTCTCAACTCGTAGCTCTCATCCGTCTCTGGCACGCCCGCCCCGATCTTGCCGCGCATGTCCATACCATCTTCGTCTCTTGGACAGCGCTGTATCTCGGCCAGCAGCTCATTCAAGACGAGGACTTTGAGTTCCTCTCGGGCCTGATCCgggacctcggcctccggTTACCAGATGGCTGGCATGAGGCTGGAAAAAGCACTGGGATTCTGGCTGGAATCGCGGTCCTCCTGGCCCGGAACGTGAGAGTGCTTGACCTGCATGCCCACTCCACGTACTTCTTCGACTGCATCCCTGCACCAGACGAGACACCCGTCTGCTTTGAATCCCTAACCTATGTTCGGCTTAatgcgtcgtcgccgaggaacCCGTCATCGATCGACATATGCCCTTTACTGAGGCTGGCCCCGAACCTTACCAAGCTTGAAGCTTGGCCGGGGCTTTTCGACCCCAAAGACCTGGACTGGAGCGGAATTACCACGCTCATGCTTGAAGGAGCCGAAACGAGTGCAGCTCAGGTTGCCGGAGTCATCAAGTCCTGCAGCAAACTGAGGGATTTCAGCTTCTTTACGAAGCACGACCCCTCACCAAGCGAGATTATGGCGGCACTTTCGACGCATACAAGCACTCTTCGAAGGCTCAATCTCTATTTCATCAGCCTGTACTCGGATGCCAAGGTCGCCATTGGCTCATTGGCCGCCTTCACTGGTCTCGAAGAGCTCTCAATCCCCGCAGACAACATCGGAACTGGAGCTGGATGCGCTCTCCGAACACTCCCCCAGAGCCTGAGGCTCCTCAACATCGAGGGCCACCTTCACGAGCACCGAGAAGACATCGAGTGGCTGGCCGGCCACATCCGGGCCGGAAACCTTTCCAACCTCGGAGAAGTCCGGCTACCTGTTTGGGAGTGTGATGGCGACCACGCCGGGCCATGCCGTGGCACCTACGTGGACGAGAATAATGGATATGAGAGCGGCATCGATGAGCATGGCTCAGACTGGGAATatgaggatggcgacgaagatgaagcctgcgacggcggcaaaACAGTCCACGAACTCCGGGCCCTCTTTCGTGACGCGGGCGTCTCCTGTAATATTGGTCCGCACTTGAAATGGTCTTGA
- a CDS encoding Short-chain dehydrogenase/reductase SDR, producing the protein MTLDALPVLVVIGGGGIGLATAHRLGTGRHIFLASRSPATLSAGAESLRNAGHKVTTQQVDVSSYESVAAMAKAAASLGGAVETVVLTSAVSPSMGSTGSILAVDILGTANVIEAFGREVEMAPGSSLTCVASMVQHNAPPLSPDLEKHLATAPLSTLLENTELRDLVGGDDGPSGVAYCIAKKANSLRAQAAAVSKEYAGRGVRVNCVSPGMTQTNMLAVETKGASGEVIRKIMKEHPLKRAGTAEEVADAVAFVAGCGYVNGTDLLVDGGWIAKKRWGEMGAN; encoded by the coding sequence ATGACACTCGACGCACTCCCTGTCCTTGTCGTTatcggaggcggcggcatcggcctcgcAACAGCGCACCGGCTCGGAACAGGCCGTCACATCTTCTTAGCCAGCCGTTCGCCCGCCACTCTCTCAGCCGGCGCCGAGTCGCTCAGGAACGCGGGCCACAAGGTCACGACGCAGCAAGTCGATGTGTCCTCTTACGAATCCGTCGCTGCCATGGCAAAAGCCGCCGCgtccctcggcggcgccgtcgagacgGTGGTCTTGACGTCCGCCGTCAGCCCGTCGATGGGGTCGACGGGATCGATTCTCGCCGTGGACATCCTCGGGACGGCCAATGTGATCGAGGCGTTTGGCAGggaggtcgagatggcgccCGGGTCCTCGCTGACATGCGTCGCGAGCATGGTGCAGCACAACGCCCCCCCGCTCTCCCCCGACCTGGAGAAACATCTGGCCacggcgccgttgtcgaCGCTCCTCGAGAACACGGAACTACGGGacctcgttggcggcgacgacggccccaGCGGTGTGGCGTACTGCatcgccaagaaggccaacaGCCTACGCGCGCAGGCGGCCGCCGTGTCGAAGGAGtacgccggccgcggcgtgCGGGTCAACTGCGTCAGCCCGGGGATGACGCAGACGAACATGCTGGCGGTGGAGACGAAGGGCGCGTCCGGGGAGGTGATCCGGAAGATAATGAAGGAGCACCCGCTGAAGAGGGCCGGGACCGCGGAAGAGGTTGCGGACGCGGTCGCGTTTGTCGCCGGGTGCGGCTATGTTAACGGGACGGACTTGCTGGTTGATGGGGGCTGGATTGCGAAGAAGAGATGGGGAGAGATGGGGGCAAATTGA